A window of Osmerus mordax isolate fOsmMor3 chromosome 11, fOsmMor3.pri, whole genome shotgun sequence genomic DNA:
GACCAGCTTTAGCCAAAACCCATGAAGTGATACTAATGATGAGAATGGTGGAGTTTTTCATTATACTTGGGTATCTAAGTGGGTAACAGATGGCCAAATAGCGATCTAAAGCCATGAGGAATAGAATTAAGGAGTTTACTGAACCGAAATAGTGTACAAAGTACATCTGGATAAAACAAGCTGTGAATGATATGGCTCCTGCTTGAAACCAATATTTGGCGATAATCTTTGGTAAAGTGGTTGTGCTGAAGAGAATGTCAGACACAACTAaatttatataaataaaatacataggTTTATAGAGGGCTCGATCAGTTGCAATTAAGACAAGAATAAGGCTGTTTCCAACGAATGTACATAGATAAACAAAGAATAAAAGAGATGAGGCAAGGCTGTAGTACTCAGGAAGAAGTCCAGGAAAACCAACAATGAAAAACTCACTCACAACACTGTCATTTCCTTGGGGCATGGTGATGATAGGTTAAAAAAAAGATTGTGAATCAGATATCAAAAACAGTACATGAGTTTGCTGATCTTCTACATTTATAAGTTCAGAAGTCAATATTAATATAAAAGATGAAACCTCTAAATAACGTTATAACAGTTGTTGGTTCTTAGTACTAGTCAACTATGACTGATAAAGAAAATGGTTACTACTTTCTACATGACACGAACTGTAAAATCTAATACATCAGACTAGACTATTCTATATTGACACAACTGTAAAAGCTTTTGAATCAAAAGCTTTGAGCACCTGGATGTCTGATGCTGTCCTCTGCTGCAGAGATGAAGAGGTGTGTGGTCTTTATCTGCATCCTCACTGTGTACTGAGCCTGATCTCTAATGAATAGTTACTGCCTCGAATGACAAACACCTTTAATACCCTAGAGAATGATGAAATTCTCCATTGTGCAGTTCATGACCAAACTTTCTACACTGTGCTTGCTTGTGGTGTCAGTCATATTATGGGTTCATGAtagagagggacagatggaATAACCTCATGCCTGAATAACCCAGCTTCCCCAGTTAAAATATATCCTCCATGTGCAAATACATATGCACAAAACTGTTTCATGTTGCCCCTAAGACATTACGTTTATACAGTTTTGTACTGCGTAATATTGTAGTTGATATATTAACAATGCACTGTAGTTGAGATAtcattattgttgcactgtgcttggtagctgagatgtggttactttgcactcttcctggtaaatacagactcgTCTTTGACTCCAACCACAAAAATAATGTTAGAACTATACATTTCTGATGTGggattttctgctgtactttttaTTCATGCGCTATTTGCATGTCATCTTTGTTACATACCCAGTTCTGATGCTGTGACAAAGGACAGAATATGCCAAGATCAATGAATAACAAATTAAGCTACAGTTTTAAGCTACAGTTTTCTGCACATCAACCATGTACATCATAAAAACATATGACTCGATATAATACATTCAATACAGTGACAATTATCATCAGGAGTTGCATACAATAGAGATATTACCTTCTTGTGGAGATGTTGACCTATTGAACCTTTTTATTAAAGACTCTCTAATGTCTCTAGTCCTAAAACAATATATAAGTGGGTTTATCATAGGAGGAATCAGACTATACAACATTATGATTAAGATACGTACATCAGTGCTGAATTTAAGTCCAACATTGCTGGCCAGATAAACAAAACACCTGGGTACATAATAAAGGGCAATGATGATCAGCTGAGCACTGCAGGTGGAAAGGGTTTTGTTACGTCCTTGGGTGCTTCGGATCCTTAGAACTGCCACAATAATAGAGCTGTAGGAGAATGCTATGAAGACCAGAGGCGCAAGCAGATAAATCATAGCTATGATAAAAGCAGGAATACTATAAGGGGCTCTACTGGTGCAGGCAAGCTCTGTTATAGAGATGTGATCACAGTAGCACTGTATGATTCTGTTGGAGGAGCAGTATGGAAGAGGATAGGCTCTGATCACCATCATTAAAGGGCCAACTTGAGACAAAACCCATGGTGTGATACTGATGATGAGAATGGTGGAGTTATTCATTATACTTGGGTATCTAAGTGGGTAACAGATGGCCAAATAGCGATCTAAAGCCATGAGGAATAGAATTAATGAGTTTACGGTACCTAAATAATGTACAAAGTACATCTGGATAAAACAATCTGTGAACGATATGGCTCCTGCTTGAAACCAATATTTGGCGATAATCTTTGGTAAAGTGGTTGTGCTGAAGAGAATGTCAGAGACAACTAaatttatataaataaaatacataggTTTATGGAGGGCGCGATCAGTTGCAAATAAGACAAGAATAAGGCTGTTTCCAACTAAAGTACATAGATAAACAAAGACTAAAACAGATGAGACAAGGCTGTAGTACTCAGGGAGAAGTCCAGGAAAACCAACAATTAAAAAATCACTCACAACACTGTAATTTCCTTGGGGCATGGTGATGATAAACAAGCTTGTGAATCAGATTTCAAAAACAGTAGATGAGTTTGCCCATGTTCTACAGTTATAAATTCAGAAGTCTATATTAACCTAAAAGATGAAACCTCTAAATAACGTTATAACAGTTGTTGGTTCTTAGTACTAGTCAACTATGACTGATTAAGCAAATGGTTACTACTTTCTAAATGACACGTACTGTAAAATCTAATACATCAGACTAAACTATTCTATATTGACACAACTGTAAATGCTTTTGAATCAAAAGCTTTGAGCACCTGAATGTCTGATGCTGTCCTCTGCTGCAGAGATGAAGAGGTGTGTGGTCTTTATCTGCATCCTCACTGTGTACTGAGCCTGATCTCTAATGAATAGTTACTGCCTCGAATGACAAACACCTTTAATACCCTAGAGAATGATGAAATTCTCCATTGTGCAGTTCATGACCAAACTTTCTACACTGTGCTTGCTTGTGGTGTCAGTCATATTATGGGTTCATGAtagagagggacagatggaATAACCTCATGCCTGAATAACCCAGATTCCCCAgttcccacgatctctcaatcaccctgggatctgcgacggtgaccccttcatcctctgccaggaacctcggggtgaccatggatgacgagctctccctcaaagcccacattgctgtggtctcccggtcgtgtagattcaccctctacaacatccggaagatcaggagatacctgtctgagcattccacccagctgctagtccaagcacttgtcctctcaaagttggactactgcaactcgctgctcgccagtctcccagcatgcgcaacccgccctctccagaggattcagattgtagcggcccgtctggtcttcaatctacccagacactcccatgttaccccgctcctcatctctctccactggcttcccctcacggcccgtatcagatacaagactctggtactgaccttccgagcggtgaacgggactgcacccgactacatcaagtctctcctccagccttacacccccacccgccacctacggtcttcttctgattctggtggtcccaccgctcaagagcggccggtcccaacacaagctcttctcctgtctggtcccccaatggtggaatcaactccccacctccatcagggacactgactgtctccccaccttcaagaaaaggctcaagacgcacttgttccgggagtacaacggcacttaggaatgcttgtctggacctgatgctagtttcctccaggatcacaatgactcttattgagaaacttgttgctcttgttggttagttgtaacggatttaaattattgtactcgctgggaaatattttactgttgattgtttagttttttctacaggtacacactcttgcactttttgagtttcgtgttgtttaattgtgacttgtttaactgcatgctcttatggttcttccctttggcacttatttggtttttcacaatgtatgcttcatgttttggctgctcgcaatgttggggctatctcgttgttatgatcagtgacctatgcacttttgcaaagctctctcgtggaagtcgctttggataaaagcgtctgctaaatgcataaatgtaaatgtaaaataaatccTCCATGTGCAAATACATATGCAAAAAACTGTTTCATGTTGCCCCTAAGATATTACGTTTATACAGCTTTGTACTGCGTTATATTGTAGTTGATATATTAACAATGCACTGTAGTTGAGATATCATTGTTGTTGCTTTGTGCTAaaagctgagatgtggttactttgtactctacctggtaaatacagactcgTCCTTGATTCCAACCACAAAAATAATGTTAGAACTATACATTTCTGATGTGcgattttctgctgtactttttaTTCATGCGCTATTTGTATGTCATCTTTGTTAAATACCCAgctctgaggctgtgacaaAGGACAGAATATTCCAAGATCAATGAATAACAAATGAAGCTACCGTTTTAAGCTAAAGCTTGAACATTTCATTTTCTGCATATCAACCATGTGCATCATAAAACACAAGACTCGATATAATACATTCAATACAGTGACAATTATCATCAAGAGTTGCATACAATAGAGATATTACCTGCTTGTGGAGATGTTGACCTCTTGAACCTTTTTATTAAAGACTCTCTAATGTCTCTAGTCCTAAAACAATATATAAGTGGGTTTATCATAGGAGGAATCAGACTATACAACATGATGATTAAGATACGTACATCAGTGCTGAATTTAAGTCCAACATTGCTGGCCAGGTAAACAAAACACCTGGGTACATAATAAAGGGCAATGATGATCAGCTGAGCACTGCAGGTGGAAAGGGTTTTGTTACGTCCTTGGGTGCTTCGGATCCTTAGAACTGCCACAATAATAGAGCTGTAGGAGAATGCTATGAAGACCAGAGGCGCAAGCAGATAAATCATAGCTACAATAAAAGCAGGAATACTATAAGGGGCTCTACTGGTGCAGGCAAGCATTGTTATAGAGATGTGATCACAGTAGCACTGTATGATTCTGTTGGAGGAGCAGTATGGAAGAGGATAGGCTCTGATCACAATATTTAAAGCGCCAGCTTTAGCCAAAACCCATGAAGTGATACTAATGATGAGAATGGTGGAGTTATTCATTATACTTGGGTATCTAAGTGGGTAACAGATGGCCAAATAGCGATCTAAAGCCATGAGGAATAGAATTAAGGAGTTTACCGAACCGAAATAGTGTACAAAGTACATCTGGATAAAACAAGCTGTGAATGATATGGCTCCTGCTTGAAACCAATATTTGGCGATAATCTTTGGTAAAGTGGTTGTGCTGAAGAGAATGTCAGACACAACTAaatttatataaataaaatacataggTTTATGGAGGGCTCGATCAGTTGCAATTAAGACAAGAATAAGGCTGTTTCCAACGAATGTACATATATAAACAAAGAATAAAACAGATGAGGCAAGGCTGTAGTACTCAGGAAGAAGTCCAGGAAAACCAACAATGAAAAACTCACTCACAACACTGTCATTTCCTTGGGACATGGTGATGATAGATTAAAAACAAGCCTGTGAATCAGATATCAAAAACAAACTAGTCACACAATAATttgaatgttttatttaaatatACATGCAATATTTAGTATTCTTGTATTCAATCAAATGTAATGTGTATGTCGTAATACTGTACATAAAATAAAGCGTTTCTAAAACTATGGTATATAGTATTTTTATGAAAAGAATGCATTATCTTGTAcattagaagaagaaaaaaagaaccaTTGATCTATGCTTACCTCTGGTGATGCTTATCACTGCTAATGCTGAGCTTTGCCTCCTAATTTGGCTCATGTTTATATGTGGTCCTGCACACCATCTAACTTATGAAACATCATTAGGTCATGACTCATGACCTGCTAAACATGGTGATTGGACAGGGTGGGATTACAGCAGGAATCGGGACGGTAAaccaaaaacatttatttaaaacCATTAGAACAACATCAATACAGTCCgaaatatgaaatatatataaaatatgtatttgGAGAATTCCATTAAATTGAATCAAAATTACCTTATGATGGCTAACTCAGTGTACTGATCTCTAAACATTGAGAATGTATCTTTCAATTGCAGACAAGAACAGCCAGAGACTAATACAACTACAACTCTCTTTAGCTGCCGTATGCAGGCCGAGTCTCGTTTCATTTCAGTGTACTAGACGAAAGAGAACATTCTAAATCATTAGACATTATTAGGTATTATAATAAATTATGAAGATGCGTAAAATACTGCGACATTTTTCTGCTAGTAAACATATTAGTAACAACAGTACTTGATAGGGGTCACCTTTTGTAAATACAATTTGGCTCACTTAGTTTTATGGAAACCAACCAGTGAGTTAGCTACATTGCAAAAACTTTTTGGGAAAAACATTCTTTTTTAAAAAGTGTGTCAGGCGGTTTCGAATCTCTTTTGTATGAAGTCCATAGACATATGGGTTCACAAGTGAGGGCCCAAGAGTAGAACAAATAGAAAGGGCATTTCTGTGGGCCAAGGTGAGAGACACACCAAGGGTTCTGATTTGTGACATTGAAAGCACCATTTTTGAGAAAAAGAAGCAACCCACTACTGTAATATGAGAAATACAGGTACTACATGTTTTTTGTCTATCTGTAGAAGATGACATTTTCACCACTGCATAAACTATTCGTATGTATGAGACAACAATGAG
This region includes:
- the LOC136952017 gene encoding olfactory receptor 2AT4-like, producing the protein MPQGNYSVVSDFLIVGFPGLLPEYYSLVSSVLVFVYLCTLVGNSLILVLFATDRALHKPMYFIYINLVVSDILFSTTTLPKIIAKYWFQAGAISFTDCFIQMYFVHYLGTVNSLILFLMALDRYLAICYPLRYPSIMNNSTILIISITPWVLSQVGPLMMVIRAYPLPYCSSNRIIQCYCDHISITELACTSRAPYSIPAFIIAMIYLLAPLVFIAFSYSSIIVAVLRIRSTQGRNKTLSTCSAQLIIIALYYVPRCFVYLASNVGLKFSTDVRILIIMLYSLIPPMINPLIYCFRTRDIRESLIKRFNRSTSPQEGNISIVCNS
- the LOC136952018 gene encoding olfactory receptor 2AT4-like; this encodes MSQGNDSVVSEFFIVGFPGLLPEYYSLASSVLFFVYICTFVGNSLILVLIATDRALHKPMYFIYINLVVSDILFSTTTLPKIIAKYWFQAGAISFTACFIQMYFVHYFGSVNSLILFLMALDRYLAICYPLRYPSIMNNSTILIISITSWVLAKAGALNIVIRAYPLPYCSSNRIIQCYCDHISITMLACTSRAPYSIPAFIVAMIYLLAPLVFIAFSYSSIIVAVLRIRSTQGRNKTLSTCSAQLIIIALYYVPRCFVYLASNVGLKFSTDVRILIIMLYSLIPPMINPLIYCFRTRDIRESLIKRFKRSTSPQAGNISIVCNS